A single region of the Saprospiraceae bacterium genome encodes:
- the bglX gene encoding beta-glucosidase BglX yields MSNQKIFLSFLLMIWMIMVSALSNKFDLIPKSTPAPKTITEKVDSVLKRMNLEEKIGQMTLFTSDWAVTGPTIRDNYEADIKAGKVGAIFNAHTAAFTRQLQKVAVEETRLGIPLLFGYDVIHGHKTIFPIPLGEAASWDLAAVERSARVAAAEATASGLHWTFAPMVDIARDPRWGRVLEGAGEDTYLGTQMAVARVKGFQGEDLGAVNTLLACAKHYAAYGAAQAGRDYHTVDISERVLREVYLPPFQAIAAAGVRTFMTSFNEYDGVPATGNKFLLSDVLRGEWGFKGFVVTDYTSINEMVPHGIVANEKEAGELALNAGVDMDMQGAVYYQYLQQSLKEGKIKLSHIDEAVRRILRLKFELGLFDDPYRYSDEEREKAVVFSAANQQAAREVARQSIVLLKNEKQTLPLSKNSKTLALIGPLSDNKTELIGSWSAAGDGQQAVSLLEGIRAKLGADTKVLQAQGCDFENPSKEGFEAALVIASQADAIILAVGEKASMSGEAASRSAISLPGVQADLLMALAAMGKPLIVVLMNGRPLAIPEVQEKASAILETWFLGTQAGHAIADVLFGDYNPSGKLPMTFPQSVGQVPIFYNMKNTGRPFQAQNKYTSKYLDVPNEPLYPFGYGLSYTNFQYGTIQLDKKTFTIKEALNIQVDLMNTGAIAGEEVVQLYVRDLVGSVTRPVKELKGFQKVLLQAGEKKVIRFRLTADDLRFYDASMRFVAEPGTFELFVGGDSATKSSVQVILTK; encoded by the coding sequence ATGAGTAACCAAAAAATATTCCTCAGCTTTTTGTTAATGATATGGATGATCATGGTATCAGCCTTATCCAACAAATTTGACTTAATCCCCAAAAGTACACCCGCCCCTAAAACCATCACCGAAAAAGTAGATTCTGTGCTTAAACGCATGAATCTAGAAGAAAAAATAGGTCAAATGACCTTGTTTACCAGTGATTGGGCTGTCACAGGGCCGACTATCAGGGATAATTACGAGGCGGACATCAAAGCAGGTAAAGTAGGCGCCATTTTTAATGCCCATACCGCCGCTTTTACCCGTCAACTCCAAAAGGTGGCGGTAGAAGAAACCAGGCTGGGAATCCCCCTGCTATTCGGTTATGATGTGATCCATGGTCATAAGACGATCTTTCCCATTCCCTTGGGTGAGGCCGCCAGCTGGGACTTGGCTGCCGTAGAACGATCTGCCCGGGTAGCAGCAGCAGAAGCCACTGCTTCCGGTTTACATTGGACCTTCGCACCGATGGTTGATATTGCCCGCGATCCGCGCTGGGGTCGGGTGCTCGAAGGTGCTGGTGAAGACACCTACCTTGGCACCCAAATGGCGGTAGCCAGGGTCAAAGGCTTCCAGGGAGAGGACCTGGGCGCTGTGAACACCCTGCTCGCCTGTGCCAAACATTATGCCGCCTATGGCGCCGCCCAAGCGGGCCGGGATTACCATACCGTTGATATCTCTGAGCGGGTACTTCGAGAGGTCTATTTGCCACCTTTTCAGGCCATTGCAGCAGCAGGGGTTCGTACTTTTATGACCTCCTTTAATGAATATGATGGAGTACCTGCAACTGGAAATAAATTCTTGCTATCTGATGTCCTCCGAGGAGAATGGGGTTTCAAAGGCTTTGTGGTAACAGACTATACTTCCATTAACGAAATGGTGCCACATGGCATCGTCGCCAATGAAAAAGAGGCCGGAGAATTGGCGCTCAATGCTGGAGTTGACATGGACATGCAGGGAGCCGTTTATTACCAATACTTACAACAATCGCTGAAGGAAGGAAAAATCAAACTATCGCATATCGATGAGGCCGTCCGGCGGATTCTCCGACTCAAATTTGAGCTGGGTTTGTTTGATGATCCTTATCGTTATAGTGATGAGGAAAGAGAAAAGGCAGTCGTTTTTTCGGCAGCCAACCAGCAGGCGGCCAGGGAAGTAGCGCGACAATCCATCGTATTGTTGAAAAATGAAAAACAGACCTTGCCCTTGTCAAAAAACAGCAAAACCCTCGCGCTCATCGGCCCTTTATCTGATAATAAAACGGAATTGATTGGATCCTGGTCTGCCGCAGGTGATGGTCAACAAGCTGTTTCTTTACTAGAGGGCATCCGTGCCAAACTTGGCGCAGACACCAAGGTGCTCCAGGCCCAAGGTTGCGACTTTGAAAATCCCTCCAAAGAAGGCTTTGAGGCAGCACTGGTCATAGCCAGCCAGGCCGATGCTATTATCTTAGCAGTGGGAGAAAAAGCCTCGATGAGCGGGGAGGCCGCCAGTCGTTCAGCGATCAGCTTACCGGGTGTGCAAGCTGATTTATTGATGGCCTTGGCCGCGATGGGCAAGCCGCTGATTGTGGTACTGATGAATGGCCGCCCCTTGGCCATTCCGGAGGTCCAGGAAAAAGCCAGCGCCATCTTAGAGACTTGGTTTTTGGGCACCCAGGCTGGCCATGCCATTGCCGATGTCCTGTTTGGCGATTACAATCCATCGGGCAAGCTTCCCATGACTTTCCCACAAAGTGTAGGGCAGGTTCCTATTTTTTACAATATGAAAAATACGGGCCGACCCTTTCAAGCCCAAAACAAATATACCAGCAAATACCTGGATGTACCCAATGAACCGCTTTATCCCTTTGGTTATGGTCTGAGTTATACCAACTTTCAATATGGCACCATCCAGTTGGATAAAAAGACTTTTACTATTAAAGAAGCATTGAATATTCAGGTTGATCTAATGAATACCGGAGCTATAGCAGGCGAAGAGGTCGTGCAGCTATACGTCAGGGATTTGGTGGGGAGTGTGACCCGCCCAGTGAAAGAACTGAAAGGTTTTCAGAAGGTTTTGCTGCAAGCAGGCGAAAAAAAAGTGATCCGCTTTCGGCTTACAGCTGACGACCTTCGATTTTATGACGCCTCCATGCGTTTCGTAGCTGAGCCCGGCACCTTTGAGCTATTCGTGGGTGGTGATTCGGCGACCAAATCTTCCGTACAAGTGATCCTAACGAAGTAA
- a CDS encoding TonB-dependent receptor — protein MKQLRNVLMTALVLCSTYYGLIGQITVRGSVTAGDTNEALIGVNITIQGTSTGTITDIDGQFSITVPDQNAVLSFSYIGYGTQDIRVNNQTQLNVVMQNDNILDEIVVVGYGVQRKSDLTGAISSLNAEDIKRIPTGNVEQALQGKIAGVQVTPSSGQPGAGAIVRIRGIGTFNDASPLYVVDGMLLNDISFLAPDDIESLEVLKDASATSIYGSRGANGVIIVTTKKGKQSTEANITVSSYYGVQEVARRLDLTNAAQYAQLANELSVNEGGGIRFPNPESFGEGTDWQDVIFQSAPIQNVQVAANGGSENMVYNISFNYFKQDGIIRGSDYERFTIRMNNEYTLKKYISIGHNVALTYQESLNGPGVLTTAYRTSPIAPVYDTLGNFSPLSAEISSTGNAEASFFYNNSKGLAYRTVGNAYLDIKPFAGLTFRSSFGLDLSKLENKSFVPVFSVSALQQNRDSRLNVGNATNRSWLWENTLTYDKVWKNHRLNALAGITSQEFDFEQISGSRLNLIGEDEAFFFLNAGDETTSTVSNSADTWSILSYLFRINYSLMDRYLLTVSYRADGSSKFGANNRYGYFPSVALGWNLTSESFMEGQATFSRLKLRGSWGKVGNEKIGTFRYSPLVTSNLNVIFGENESLDEVQNGAAVLNLANPDLRWEETTQADFGIEIGLLGNRFLAEIDYYSRTTNDILAEVPIPDFIGSEQNPIVNAAQMRNSGIDLNLTWRESRNKLNYSINVVASTVNNEVLSIGGGREEIFSGGLGFGGWLGTRTIIGEPIGSFYGWKVAGVFQNEAEFNSLPRRGSEAGVGDLRFEDLNSDGVITDADRTFLGNPIPDFIYGLNIGLDYQGFDFAIEFNGQSGNEIFNSKKAARFGLYNFEDSFLERWTGEGTSNSEPRVTNSGHNYIPSDRFIEDASFVRLRNLQLGYTLPRKWLDKVRLHSFRVYVSGTNLITWTDYTGYMPEVGSNSPFSSGIDAGIYPIAKTYTVGLSVSF, from the coding sequence ATGAAACAATTGCGAAACGTTTTAATGACAGCACTGGTGTTATGCAGCACCTATTATGGGTTAATAGGCCAAATAACCGTAAGAGGCTCAGTAACAGCCGGTGATACCAATGAGGCCCTGATCGGGGTCAACATTACCATCCAAGGTACCTCAACCGGAACCATTACCGACATTGACGGACAGTTCAGTATAACTGTCCCTGATCAAAATGCGGTACTCTCCTTTTCTTATATAGGCTATGGTACCCAGGATATCAGGGTCAACAATCAGACCCAATTAAATGTCGTGATGCAAAATGACAATATCCTGGATGAAATTGTCGTGGTAGGCTATGGCGTGCAACGAAAAAGTGATTTGACGGGCGCCATTTCTTCGCTGAATGCGGAAGACATTAAACGCATCCCAACGGGTAATGTAGAGCAAGCCCTACAAGGTAAAATAGCAGGTGTGCAGGTGACCCCTTCTTCTGGTCAACCGGGGGCTGGAGCCATTGTCCGCATTCGAGGGATCGGCACCTTTAATGACGCTTCGCCGCTCTATGTCGTAGACGGAATGTTGTTGAATGACATTTCCTTTTTGGCACCTGACGATATTGAATCCCTAGAAGTGTTAAAAGACGCGTCCGCCACCTCCATCTATGGCTCTAGGGGCGCCAACGGAGTCATTATCGTCACCACAAAAAAAGGAAAACAGTCCACTGAAGCTAATATTACCGTGTCGTCGTATTATGGAGTACAGGAGGTTGCTCGGCGCTTGGACTTGACCAATGCAGCCCAATATGCCCAATTGGCCAATGAACTAAGTGTCAATGAGGGGGGTGGTATCCGTTTTCCCAACCCGGAATCATTTGGGGAAGGCACCGACTGGCAAGATGTCATTTTCCAATCGGCTCCCATACAAAATGTACAGGTTGCTGCCAATGGCGGGTCCGAAAATATGGTTTATAATATTAGTTTCAACTACTTCAAACAAGATGGTATTATTCGAGGGTCCGACTACGAACGTTTCACCATTCGGATGAATAATGAGTATACGTTAAAAAAGTATATCAGCATTGGACACAATGTCGCCCTTACCTATCAGGAAAGCCTAAATGGACCTGGGGTCTTGACCACGGCTTACCGCACCAGCCCTATCGCTCCGGTTTATGATACCTTAGGCAATTTCTCTCCTTTATCAGCAGAAATTTCTTCCACGGGTAATGCCGAAGCTTCTTTTTTCTACAATAACAGCAAAGGATTGGCCTATCGTACGGTAGGAAACGCCTATTTGGATATCAAACCTTTTGCAGGATTGACCTTCCGTTCCAGTTTTGGGCTCGATTTATCTAAATTAGAAAACAAATCATTCGTTCCGGTCTTCTCTGTTTCGGCCTTACAACAAAATAGAGATTCTCGCCTCAATGTAGGCAATGCCACTAACCGAAGCTGGCTCTGGGAAAATACCCTAACGTATGACAAGGTATGGAAAAACCATCGCCTCAATGCTCTTGCCGGTATTACCTCCCAGGAATTTGATTTCGAACAGATATCCGGCAGTCGCTTGAACCTCATTGGGGAAGATGAAGCATTTTTCTTTCTAAATGCAGGAGATGAAACCACCAGTACCGTAAGCAATTCGGCGGATACCTGGTCTATTCTATCTTACCTCTTCCGCATCAATTACAGCTTGATGGATCGTTACTTGTTGACGGTTTCTTATCGGGCCGATGGGTCTTCCAAATTTGGTGCCAACAATCGCTACGGTTATTTTCCATCTGTGGCCTTGGGCTGGAATTTGACCAGCGAGTCCTTCATGGAGGGGCAAGCCACTTTTAGTCGATTGAAACTGCGGGGAAGTTGGGGTAAGGTAGGGAATGAGAAGATTGGCACCTTCCGATATTCTCCACTGGTAACCAGCAACCTGAATGTCATCTTTGGTGAAAATGAATCACTGGACGAGGTGCAAAATGGTGCAGCGGTACTCAACCTTGCCAATCCAGATTTGCGATGGGAAGAAACTACACAAGCTGATTTTGGAATAGAAATTGGATTGCTAGGCAACCGCTTCTTGGCCGAAATTGACTATTATTCCCGTACGACCAATGATATCCTTGCAGAGGTGCCCATTCCCGACTTCATTGGCTCCGAGCAAAACCCGATTGTCAATGCTGCCCAAATGCGCAACAGTGGGATTGACCTCAACTTGACCTGGCGCGAAAGCCGAAACAAACTTAATTACTCGATTAATGTCGTTGCCTCTACGGTCAATAATGAGGTCTTGTCTATTGGCGGCGGACGCGAAGAGATTTTCAGTGGTGGCCTCGGCTTTGGCGGCTGGCTCGGCACCCGGACGATCATAGGAGAACCCATCGGTTCTTTTTACGGCTGGAAAGTGGCTGGCGTATTCCAAAATGAAGCGGAATTTAATTCCTTACCACGGCGAGGAAGCGAGGCGGGCGTCGGCGACTTGCGTTTCGAAGACCTCAATAGCGATGGCGTCATCACGGATGCAGATCGTACCTTTCTGGGCAACCCTATACCCGATTTCATTTATGGACTAAACATTGGCCTGGATTACCAAGGGTTTGATTTCGCTATTGAGTTCAACGGGCAAAGTGGCAATGAGATTTTCAATTCCAAAAAAGCTGCCCGCTTTGGCCTATACAACTTCGAAGATTCTTTTCTGGAGCGCTGGACAGGTGAAGGGACTAGTAATTCGGAACCACGTGTAACCAACAGTGGCCACAATTATATCCCTTCAGATCGTTTTATTGAAGATGCCTCCTTTGTCAGACTGCGGAACCTCCAATTGGGCTATACCCTACCCCGAAAATGGTTGGACAAAGTACGCCTACATTCCTTTAGGGTCTATGTTAGCGGCACCAATCTCATCACCTGGACCGATTATACGGGTTACATGCCGGAGGTAGGCTCGAATAGTCCGTTTTCTTCCGGTATCGATGCCGGTATTTATCCAATTGCCAAAACCTATACGGTGGGCTTGAGTGTTTCCTTTTAA
- a CDS encoding RagB/SusD family nutrient uptake outer membrane protein: MKKHIISAISLIFLLFVLSNCKEEFLEKTSPGSLAADNFFKTSEHAVWGTNAVYEHLRDWQVHVFSYIGMTDIASDDADKGSTVNDASFLKEIDDFTFDASNIGPGTVWAGYYRGIYRANVAIQNIPLIDMDETLKARLLGECKFLRAYFYFKLVRWFGDIPLITKPLGGDEFEQTRTPVNDVYALIKQDLNDAIAALPLKSKYPSKELGRATKGAAQGLLAKVHLTLNEFQAAEPLLLAVINSGEYALMADYKKIFTPEGENAEESLFEVQAAAFDQNIAGSQYNEVQGVRGTPNLGWGFNRPSDDLVSAYEIGDPRRDATILYPGEVLPDGSDVVQDNPNIVNERYNQKAWVPEHDGGNGNGPGNIRLLRYADILLMAAEVLNENDKPQQALEYLNAIRTRARGNRNGVLPNVTTTDKSALRNRIWQERRVELAMEQHRWFDLLRTNRVASAMQKVGKNFVSGKHELFPIPQTEVDLSAGAITQNPGY; this comes from the coding sequence ATGAAAAAACATATCATATCCGCTATTTCCTTGATCTTCCTCCTCTTTGTGCTCAGCAATTGCAAAGAAGAATTTTTAGAAAAAACCTCTCCAGGCAGTTTAGCTGCCGACAATTTTTTCAAAACTTCCGAACATGCCGTGTGGGGGACCAATGCCGTTTACGAACACCTACGCGACTGGCAGGTCCATGTCTTTAGCTATATTGGCATGACCGATATTGCCTCTGATGATGCAGACAAAGGTAGTACCGTGAACGATGCTTCTTTTCTCAAGGAAATTGATGATTTCACCTTTGATGCCAGCAATATTGGACCTGGTACGGTTTGGGCAGGCTACTACCGAGGTATTTACCGTGCCAATGTAGCCATTCAAAATATTCCACTCATCGATATGGATGAAACATTAAAGGCTCGATTATTAGGAGAATGCAAATTTCTTCGCGCCTATTTCTACTTCAAGCTCGTTCGTTGGTTTGGCGATATCCCACTCATTACCAAACCTTTAGGCGGGGATGAATTTGAACAAACCCGAACACCTGTCAATGACGTATATGCCCTCATCAAGCAGGATTTGAATGATGCGATCGCGGCCTTGCCCTTAAAGTCAAAATACCCCAGCAAGGAACTAGGCCGGGCGACCAAGGGCGCTGCACAAGGGTTGCTGGCTAAAGTACACCTCACCTTAAACGAATTCCAGGCAGCAGAACCTCTGTTGTTAGCGGTGATCAATTCCGGAGAATATGCGCTGATGGCCGATTACAAAAAAATATTTACACCAGAAGGGGAAAATGCAGAAGAGAGTCTCTTTGAGGTCCAGGCAGCTGCCTTCGATCAAAACATTGCTGGCAGCCAATACAATGAAGTGCAGGGCGTTCGCGGTACCCCCAACCTCGGCTGGGGTTTCAACCGCCCTTCTGATGACTTGGTTAGCGCCTATGAAATCGGCGACCCCCGGCGCGACGCCACCATCCTCTATCCCGGCGAGGTACTCCCCGATGGCTCCGACGTCGTTCAGGACAATCCCAATATTGTCAATGAGCGTTACAACCAAAAAGCCTGGGTTCCCGAACATGATGGTGGCAATGGCAACGGTCCCGGCAATATTCGCCTGTTGCGCTATGCCGATATTCTCCTCATGGCCGCTGAGGTCCTCAACGAAAATGACAAGCCACAACAGGCCCTCGAATACCTCAACGCCATCCGCACCCGCGCACGTGGCAACCGCAATGGGGTATTGCCTAATGTAACAACAACGGATAAAAGTGCCTTGCGTAACCGCATTTGGCAGGAACGACGGGTTGAGCTGGCCATGGAACAACACCGCTGGTTTGACCTACTTCGTACCAACCGCGTGGCTAGTGCCATGCAAAAAGTTGGCAAAAATTTCGTTTCGGGCAAACATGAGTTGTTCCCCATTCCTCAAACTGAAGTTGATTTAAGTGCGGGGGCGATTACACAGAATCCAGGGTATTAG
- a CDS encoding Gfo/Idh/MocA family oxidoreductase: protein MKSSTFFLTFFSSCLLLFTSNAQSSGETTPLRIGIAGLTHDHVHGILRRKDRGDIQIVGIAESNRALAERYAKQYDFSMDLVFSSLEEMLDKTKPAAVTAFNSTFEHLETVQICAPRGIHVMVEKPLAVNSKHAGQMAALARKHHIQLLTNYETTWYATNHKAYEMVHQDKAIGDIRKMVIHDGHKGPKEINVSQEFLVWLTDPVLNGGGAVTDFGCYGANLMTWLMQGEKPTTVMAALQQIKPDIYPKVDDEATILLTYPKAQGIIQASWNWPIGRKDTEIYGKTGFIVADNRSDLRYRADEKAQVISQTLPERPDPNHDPFAYLAAIISGRIQAQPYDLSSLENNLIVVEILDAAKKSAKKGKAVSLK from the coding sequence ATGAAATCGAGCACCTTCTTCCTTACCTTTTTCAGTAGTTGCCTGCTACTGTTCACCAGCAATGCCCAATCATCAGGAGAAACAACGCCTCTTCGCATAGGAATAGCAGGCCTTACCCACGACCATGTACACGGCATTTTGCGAAGAAAAGATAGAGGAGATATACAAATTGTAGGCATTGCCGAATCCAATCGGGCCTTAGCTGAACGCTATGCCAAACAATACGACTTTTCTATGGACCTTGTTTTTTCTAGTCTCGAAGAAATGCTCGATAAAACAAAACCCGCAGCAGTTACCGCTTTCAATTCCACCTTTGAACACCTCGAAACCGTACAAATTTGTGCCCCTAGAGGCATCCATGTGATGGTAGAAAAACCCCTGGCCGTCAACAGTAAACATGCTGGGCAAATGGCGGCCCTGGCCCGAAAACACCATATCCAACTGCTCACCAATTACGAAACAACTTGGTATGCAACTAATCATAAAGCCTATGAAATGGTGCACCAGGATAAAGCCATCGGCGACATTCGCAAAATGGTGATCCACGATGGCCACAAGGGACCAAAAGAAATTAACGTCAGTCAGGAGTTCCTGGTTTGGTTAACCGATCCTGTCCTAAATGGCGGAGGTGCCGTCACCGACTTTGGCTGCTATGGCGCCAATCTCATGACCTGGCTCATGCAGGGCGAAAAGCCCACGACCGTTATGGCTGCCCTGCAACAGATCAAACCCGATATCTACCCCAAAGTCGATGATGAAGCCACCATTCTACTCACTTATCCCAAAGCGCAAGGTATCATTCAGGCCTCCTGGAACTGGCCCATCGGCCGAAAAGATACCGAGATCTATGGCAAAACCGGTTTTATCGTGGCTGATAATCGAAGTGATCTCCGTTACCGCGCCGATGAAAAGGCACAGGTTATCAGTCAAACCCTTCCCGAAAGGCCTGACCCAAACCATGATCCATTCGCTTATTTAGCCGCCATCATCAGTGGCCGTATACAAGCGCAGCCCTATGATTTGTCGTCTTTGGAAAACAACCTAATCGTCGTCGAAATCCTCGATGCTGCTAAAAAAAGTGCGAAAAAAGGGAAAGCTGTCAGCTTGAAATAA
- the pckA gene encoding phosphoenolpyruvate carboxykinase (ATP), with the protein MPFQLEQYQIHTEKIHRNLSVPELYEIALRQEKGTAISDVGALLVYSGEKTGRSPKDKRVVKAPESEKNIDWGEVNIALDEHTFMINRERSIDYLNSRERIYVVDAFAGWDPKYRIKVRVICTRAYHALFMQNMLIMPTAAELADFGDPDYVIFNGGSFPANRYTSQMTSRTSIDVSLERKEIVILGTEYAGEMKKGVFSVMNYLMPLQNVLPMHCSANVGEKGDVSVLFGLSGTGKTTLSADPKRKLIGDDEHCWTDTGVFNIEGGCYAKAIDLSAENEPAIFNAIRFGTVLENVIYDVHTRKVDYSDTSITENTRACYPIHFIDNIQMPCVAGVPQNIIFLTCDAFGVLPPVSQLSPEQASYHFISGYTAKVAGTEMGVKEPQATFSACFGAAFMMWHPNKYAELLAQKIRTSGAKAWLVNTGWTGGPFGIGSRIKLKYTRAILDAIHHGDFEQVAMHTEAHFGLRMPSSCPGVPSEVLTPKNTWNDQAAYDQTIKKLVGLFQQNFAQYGDLINKEIVAAGPVMD; encoded by the coding sequence ATGCCTTTTCAGTTAGAACAGTACCAAATTCACACCGAAAAAATCCATCGAAACCTAAGTGTACCAGAATTATATGAAATCGCCTTGCGACAGGAAAAAGGCACTGCCATCTCAGATGTAGGTGCGCTGCTAGTCTATTCAGGCGAAAAAACAGGTCGTAGTCCCAAAGACAAGCGCGTAGTAAAAGCCCCCGAATCAGAAAAAAACATTGATTGGGGCGAGGTCAATATTGCCTTGGATGAACATACCTTCATGATCAATCGCGAACGCTCGATTGACTACCTCAATAGCCGCGAAAGAATCTATGTCGTTGATGCCTTTGCCGGTTGGGACCCCAAGTATCGAATAAAAGTTCGGGTGATCTGTACAAGAGCCTACCATGCCCTGTTTATGCAGAATATGCTCATTATGCCCACCGCAGCAGAATTGGCTGACTTTGGTGATCCCGATTATGTGATCTTCAATGGCGGTAGTTTTCCCGCCAATCGCTATACTTCCCAAATGACCTCTAGGACGAGTATTGATGTAAGTTTGGAACGAAAGGAAATCGTCATCCTGGGGACGGAATATGCCGGAGAGATGAAAAAGGGCGTTTTTTCGGTGATGAATTACCTGATGCCTTTGCAAAATGTGCTGCCCATGCACTGCTCAGCCAATGTGGGCGAGAAAGGTGACGTGAGTGTCTTATTTGGCCTTTCAGGTACCGGTAAAACCACCTTAAGTGCTGACCCCAAACGAAAACTTATTGGCGATGATGAACATTGTTGGACCGATACAGGCGTTTTCAATATTGAAGGTGGATGTTACGCCAAGGCTATTGACCTAAGCGCTGAAAACGAACCCGCTATTTTTAATGCCATTCGTTTTGGTACGGTCCTGGAGAATGTCATCTATGATGTTCATACCAGGAAGGTAGATTATAGCGATACCTCCATTACCGAAAATACCCGGGCCTGCTATCCTATTCATTTTATCGATAATATCCAAATGCCCTGTGTGGCTGGTGTGCCGCAAAACATTATCTTTCTAACCTGTGATGCCTTTGGTGTTTTACCCCCTGTCAGCCAACTCAGTCCTGAACAAGCAAGTTATCATTTCATTTCTGGCTATACGGCCAAGGTGGCTGGGACAGAAATGGGTGTAAAAGAACCGCAGGCTACTTTCTCCGCCTGTTTTGGCGCCGCCTTCATGATGTGGCACCCCAATAAATATGCCGAATTGTTGGCCCAAAAAATCCGGACTTCCGGCGCAAAAGCCTGGTTGGTCAATACCGGGTGGACCGGCGGACCTTTCGGTATAGGCTCCCGAATCAAATTGAAATATACGCGAGCCATCCTTGATGCCATTCACCATGGCGACTTTGAACAAGTGGCCATGCATACCGAAGCGCATTTTGGGCTCCGTATGCCTAGCAGCTGTCCCGGCGTTCCTAGCGAAGTCCTCACGCCAAAAAACACCTGGAATGACCAGGCCGCTTATGACCAAACCATCAAAAAACTGGTGGGATTATTCCAACAAAACTTTGCCCAATATGGAGATTTGATCAATAAAGAGATTGTAGCAGCTGGGCCAGTGATGGATTAG
- a CDS encoding mechanosensitive ion channel family protein — MNDNLYKLLFSVGFALVVLFLRWVADKWLIPKFQDPKTRYNWRKGLTYIVYVIISLALITIWIKEFQSAATFLGLLSAGLAVALKDPIVNFFGWLFIIFNRPFEVSDRIEIGEIKGDVLDINFFKFTLLEIGAWVDANQSTGRVIHVPNGKVFTTPTINFVQGFRQIWVEMPVLITFQSNWEKAKALLLDIETKRVKPLEELAKKEMDLNEKRFNIHYNNLSPTVYTSVKTYGIMLTLRFLNDPRSQRNSEQMIWEAVLKEFALHDDIQFAYPSQSIYLPGKEENL; from the coding sequence ATGAACGACAACCTCTACAAACTCCTCTTTTCTGTTGGTTTTGCCCTCGTAGTCCTTTTCTTAAGGTGGGTGGCAGATAAGTGGTTAATCCCAAAATTTCAGGACCCCAAAACAAGGTATAATTGGCGGAAAGGGCTAACCTATATCGTCTATGTGATCATTTCACTCGCTTTGATCACGATTTGGATTAAAGAATTTCAATCAGCGGCAACGTTCCTAGGTTTATTATCGGCAGGATTGGCCGTGGCGCTAAAAGATCCCATCGTCAATTTCTTTGGCTGGTTATTCATCATCTTCAATCGGCCCTTTGAGGTGAGTGACCGCATAGAAATCGGGGAGATCAAAGGAGATGTACTCGATATCAATTTCTTTAAGTTTACCCTTTTGGAAATTGGGGCTTGGGTGGATGCCAACCAAAGTACTGGCCGGGTAATCCACGTACCCAATGGCAAGGTTTTTACAACACCCACCATTAACTTTGTACAAGGCTTTCGGCAAATTTGGGTAGAAATGCCGGTGCTGATCACCTTTCAAAGCAATTGGGAAAAAGCTAAAGCATTGTTACTTGATATAGAAACCAAAAGGGTAAAACCCCTGGAAGAATTGGCCAAAAAGGAAATGGATCTCAATGAAAAGCGGTTTAACATCCACTACAATAACCTCTCCCCAACCGTCTATACCAGTGTAAAAACTTATGGTATCATGCTAACACTCCGCTTTCTCAATGACCCGCGTAGCCAACGCAATAGCGAGCAAATGATCTGGGAAGCCGTCTTGAAGGAATTCGCTTTACATGATGACATCCAATTTGCTTATCCTTCGCAATCCATTTATTTGCCAGGGAAGGAAGAAAATCTGTAG